A single window of Actinomycetes bacterium DNA harbors:
- a CDS encoding alpha/beta fold hydrolase: protein MTSWGWPASTLVANDTGGAIAQIFAAQHPQRLTSLTLTNSETHDNLPPKAFLPTVLLARAGLLAGTGPRLLHDLPRTRKRVYDSGYQDGSAG, encoded by the coding sequence GTGACGAGCTGGGGCTGGCCAGCGTCGACCCTGGTCGCCAACGACACCGGCGGGGCGATCGCCCAGATCTTCGCCGCCCAGCATCCGCAGCGGCTCACCAGCTTGACCCTGACCAACTCCGAGACGCACGACAACCTCCCACCCAAGGCGTTCCTGCCGACCGTCCTGCTGGCCCGCGCGGGGCTGCTCGCCGGCACCGGCCCGCGGTTGCTGCACGATCTGCCACGGACGCGCAAGCGGGTCTACGACAGCGGCTACCAGGACGGCTCTGCGGGGTGA
- a CDS encoding serine hydrolase domain-containing protein, which translates to MALLLPGATAPADARASEPGRTASADAIDRFVEGWMAANGVPGLTLAVTRDAQVVHLQGYGDAGDGGPVTPDPQVLVASLSKSFTALAVLQLVEAGRVDLDAPVAAYLPEFAVATGPRPAGSPCACCSTRPAGWPTPGSPR; encoded by the coding sequence GTGGCCCTGCTCTTGCCAGGCGCGACAGCGCCGGCCGACGCCCGCGCATCGGAGCCCGGGCGGACCGCGTCGGCCGACGCCATCGACCGGTTCGTCGAGGGATGGATGGCGGCCAACGGCGTCCCGGGCCTGACCCTGGCGGTCACCCGGGACGCCCAGGTGGTCCACCTGCAGGGCTACGGCGATGCCGGGGACGGCGGTCCGGTCACCCCCGACCCCCAGGTCCTGGTGGCCTCGCTCAGCAAGTCCTTCACCGCCCTGGCCGTGCTGCAGCTGGTCGAGGCCGGCCGCGTCGACCTCGATGCGCCCGTCGCGGCCTACCTGCCGGAGTTCGCCGTGGCGACCGGGCCGAGGCCCGCAGGATCACCGTGCGCATGCTGCTCAACCAGACCAGCGGGATGGCCGACGCCGGGTTCCCCGAGATGA